A genomic region of Bernardetia sp. ABR2-2B contains the following coding sequences:
- a CDS encoding glycosyltransferase family 2 protein, whose translation MNLSKNTPKITIVTPSFNQGSFIEETIDSILSQNYSNLEYIIIDGKSTDNTVEIIKKYEKYISYWESEKDKGQSEAINKGMRKSTGDILTWICSDDLLTENSLEKAANYFLENPTVSLIHGKTKTFGEGYKDKITAGNHSDLSIDYFTHMAFPQPSSFFKREIFESQSYVVGNHKNWVDESLHYCMDYDLLLRTVLNYELLKVDELFSEYRLHPASKTVSDWSKFEVEKDKVFLRLLNTLKTKKEAKEGIEFLKELGIESKESESNKTYNFDNQIVSKIDIEKIVQMFLYRKIPVLFDAKEYETVVLYCEALQKKYPNFYSKMNLDSMYQTSKYNSLSSLGKLGWKFKKLI comes from the coding sequence ATGAATTTATCTAAAAACACGCCTAAAATAACAATCGTTACACCTTCATTTAATCAAGGTAGCTTTATAGAAGAAACAATAGATTCTATTTTATCACAAAATTATTCGAATTTAGAGTACATTATTATCGATGGAAAAAGTACGGACAATACAGTAGAAATCATTAAAAAGTACGAAAAGTATATTTCTTATTGGGAATCAGAAAAAGATAAAGGGCAAAGTGAAGCGATAAATAAAGGAATGCGAAAAAGTACGGGAGATATTTTGACATGGATTTGTAGCGATGATTTGCTTACAGAAAACTCATTAGAAAAGGCAGCCAATTATTTCTTAGAAAATCCGACAGTTTCACTTATCCATGGCAAAACAAAAACATTTGGAGAAGGCTATAAAGACAAAATAACAGCAGGAAATCACTCTGATTTGAGTATTGATTACTTTACGCATATGGCATTTCCCCAGCCGTCAAGCTTTTTTAAAAGAGAGATATTTGAAAGTCAAAGTTATGTTGTAGGTAATCACAAAAACTGGGTAGATGAATCTTTACATTATTGTATGGATTATGATTTGCTGTTGAGAACCGTTTTGAATTATGAGCTGCTGAAAGTAGATGAACTTTTTTCGGAGTATCGTTTGCACCCAGCCAGTAAAACGGTAAGTGATTGGAGTAAATTTGAAGTAGAAAAAGACAAGGTTTTTTTGAGATTGCTTAACACATTAAAAACAAAAAAAGAAGCCAAAGAAGGAATAGAATTTTTAAAAGAACTAGGAATAGAATCTAAAGAATCAGAATCAAATAAGACCTATAATTTTGATAATCAGATAGTCAGTAAAATAGATATTGAAAAAATAGTTCAAATGTTTTTGTATCGTAAAATCCCTGTTTTGTTTGATGCAAAAGAATATGAAACTGTTGTTTTGTATTGTGAGGCTTTACAGAAAAAATATCCGAATTTCTATAGCAAGATGAATTTGGATTCTATGTATCAAACTAGCAAATACAATTCTTTGTCTTCGTTGGGAAAATTAGGTTGGAAGTTTAAGAAATTGATTTAA
- a CDS encoding thioredoxin fold domain-containing protein has protein sequence MKKYFLTFIALFFVSFLATAQSTETTKSPSKVTAVVFHADWCPYCTKLSDKIESIKADIDISDVEFIRFDFTDKDTKEATQAFAAANSVMSVLENHKGTGFLVLIDSETKEELVKIGAKDSKEKIKASFEKYLN, from the coding sequence ATGAAAAAGTATTTTTTGACATTTATTGCCCTATTTTTTGTTTCATTCTTAGCAACTGCACAAAGCACAGAAACTACAAAATCTCCTTCAAAAGTTACTGCTGTTGTTTTTCACGCTGATTGGTGTCCTTACTGTACCAAACTTTCTGACAAAATTGAGAGTATCAAAGCAGATATAGACATTTCTGATGTAGAGTTTATACGATTTGATTTTACTGATAAGGATACTAAAGAAGCTACACAGGCTTTTGCAGCTGCAAATAGTGTAATGTCTGTATTGGAAAATCACAAAGGAACAGGCTTCTTAGTTTTGATAGATTCTGAAACAAAAGAAGAGCTAGTCAAGATTGGAGCAAAGGATAGCAAAGAAAAAATTAAGGCTTCTTTTGAGAAGTATCTTAACTAA
- a CDS encoding DUF502 domain-containing protein yields the protein MKVTFSTIATYFFRGLLITVPLAGTIYVVISFLEWMDSLLPFRTSGVGIIVILVSLTFIGYLTSLFVAKSFFEWFEKFLLRLPMVGLIYTSIKDLMAAFVGEEKKFSKSVLVKLNAENEIYRLGFITAEDLSLLKIKDLIGVYFPHSYNISGNLYLVAAKNITPIDYDNSADLMKFIASGGVSELVAVENKQQEFGEDLL from the coding sequence ATGAAGGTTACTTTTTCAACGATTGCTACCTATTTTTTTCGTGGCTTACTTATCACAGTTCCTTTAGCTGGGACAATTTATGTCGTGATTTCTTTCTTAGAATGGATGGATTCGCTACTTCCTTTTCGTACCTCAGGCGTTGGCATTATAGTTATTTTAGTTTCTCTGACTTTTATTGGCTATCTGACTTCACTTTTTGTAGCGAAGTCTTTTTTCGAATGGTTTGAAAAATTTCTTTTGCGCCTTCCAATGGTCGGACTTATTTATACTTCTATAAAAGATTTGATGGCTGCTTTTGTAGGAGAAGAAAAGAAGTTTAGCAAGTCAGTTTTGGTAAAACTTAATGCTGAAAACGAGATTTATAGGCTGGGCTTTATTACAGCAGAAGATTTATCGCTTTTAAAAATAAAGGATTTGATTGGTGTTTATTTTCCTCACTCTTACAATATTTCTGGAAATCTGTATTTAGTAGCTGCCAAAAACATTACGCCCATTGATTATGACAATTCGGCTGACCTAATGAAGTTCATTGCTTCTGGTGGTGTTTCCGAGCTTGTAGCAGTAGAAAACAAACAGCAAGAATTTGGAGAAGACCTTTTATGA
- a CDS encoding MarC family protein, whose protein sequence is MDFNFKEIVSVSLILFSVIDILGSIPIIIDLRKKNGGELQALQATIVSGILMVAFLFLGQEILQLFGLDVASFAIAGGLIMFFIGLEMVLGIDFFKSDPEVSNSTVVPLAFPLIAGAGTMTTLISLRAEYSQQSVLIGIVINLVVVYLVLRASKWIDKRLGATGKAVLRKVFGIILLAIAIKLIKTNIVIGIV, encoded by the coding sequence ATGGATTTTAATTTTAAAGAAATCGTTTCAGTATCGCTTATTTTATTTTCTGTCATTGATATTTTGGGTTCAATCCCTATCATTATTGATTTACGTAAAAAAAACGGTGGCGAACTACAAGCCTTACAGGCAACAATAGTTTCAGGTATTCTGATGGTAGCTTTTTTGTTCTTAGGACAAGAAATTTTACAGCTTTTTGGTCTTGATGTAGCTTCTTTTGCTATTGCAGGAGGTTTGATTATGTTTTTTATTGGCTTAGAAATGGTCTTAGGAATCGATTTTTTCAAATCTGACCCAGAAGTTAGTAATTCTACAGTAGTACCTTTAGCCTTTCCACTCATTGCAGGTGCAGGAACGATGACAACACTTATTTCACTCCGTGCAGAATACTCTCAACAAAGTGTTTTGATAGGCATTGTTATTAATTTGGTTGTTGTTTATCTTGTTTTACGTGCCTCCAAATGGATTGATAAAAGACTAGGAGCAACAGGAAAAGCTGTTTTACGTAAAGTTTTTGGCATTATTCTTTTAGCTATTGCAATAAAACTTATTAAAACAAATATTGTAATAGGCATAGTTTAA
- a CDS encoding DUF3575 domain-containing protein: MKKLFFLTLLCFSFFEFSFAQQAIIKVNPLNPLTPILTRYTVGAEIAITQHSSLSLFITRLNANLKEDFKNKNQEEIEGAIHLTNWAFMPEYRYYFSQQALNGFYGGAYANYARMNADISINGGSASTTGKADVSFNNYGLGLMTGYNFLIKEHFSIDIFTGLGGFWYNVNEITINYQNEDVVQQKIPIPIAGLFPRIGLNLGYAF, translated from the coding sequence ATGAAAAAACTCTTTTTTTTAACTCTGCTTTGTTTCTCTTTTTTTGAGTTTAGCTTTGCACAACAAGCAATCATTAAAGTAAATCCTTTGAATCCACTTACGCCGATACTTACACGTTACACAGTAGGGGCAGAAATTGCTATTACTCAACATTCTTCACTTAGTTTATTTATAACTAGGCTCAACGCAAATTTGAAAGAAGACTTCAAAAATAAAAATCAAGAAGAAATAGAAGGAGCAATACATCTGACAAACTGGGCATTTATGCCTGAGTATAGGTATTATTTTAGTCAACAAGCCTTGAATGGTTTTTATGGAGGTGCTTATGCAAATTATGCTCGTATGAACGCTGATATTTCTATCAATGGAGGTTCGGCAAGTACAACAGGAAAAGCAGATGTAAGCTTTAATAATTATGGCTTAGGACTAATGACAGGCTATAATTTTTTAATAAAAGAGCATTTTTCAATAGATATTTTTACTGGATTAGGTGGTTTTTGGTATAATGTTAATGAAATTACTATCAATTATCAAAATGAAGATGTTGTGCAACAGAAAATACCAATTCCTATTGCTGGTCTTTTTCCACGAATAGGCTTAAATTTGGGCTATGCTTTCTAA
- a CDS encoding glycosyltransferase family protein — protein MKNNTKKLKLLYALQATGNGHISRACELIPIFKKYADVDVLMSGTSAELKVPFEVDYSFKGLSFTFGKNGGIDFLDTFKKVKTKPFIKALLSLPIEEYDIVISDFEPISAWACKLKGKKCIGVSNQEAIKLPTIPRPKHSDKIGDFIIKNYAPTSEGYGFHFLPLAETIFPPLVRSQIRNAVAETKEHYTIYLPAYDQKQLLKFCRHFFYIDWEIFSKHTTTEYQDENMYVRPVNKDAFTESLRTCKGFVCGAGFEAPAEALFLGKKLLIIPMKNQYEQHYNAVGLKAVGATVLKNIKSKRYTKIEEWLKKESPAPIRFEYSAHKLVQTIIRNHYATQKATSKLESLFLPHFEFSH, from the coding sequence ATGAAAAACAATACTAAAAAACTTAAATTGCTTTATGCTCTTCAAGCTACAGGAAATGGACATATCAGTCGTGCTTGTGAATTGATACCGATTTTCAAGAAATATGCTGATGTAGATGTTTTGATGAGTGGAACATCAGCCGAGCTAAAAGTACCATTCGAAGTAGATTATAGTTTTAAAGGACTTAGTTTTACATTTGGAAAAAATGGAGGAATTGATTTTTTAGATACTTTCAAAAAAGTAAAAACCAAACCATTTATAAAAGCTCTACTATCACTTCCCATTGAGGAGTATGACATTGTGATTTCCGATTTTGAGCCTATTTCAGCGTGGGCATGTAAACTAAAAGGGAAAAAGTGTATTGGAGTCAGTAATCAAGAAGCCATAAAACTACCTACTATTCCAAGACCAAAGCACAGCGATAAAATAGGAGATTTTATTATCAAAAATTATGCTCCCACTTCAGAAGGGTATGGATTTCATTTTTTACCGTTAGCCGAAACCATTTTTCCTCCTTTGGTGCGTTCCCAAATTCGTAACGCAGTAGCCGAAACAAAAGAACACTACACAATCTATTTACCTGCATATGATCAGAAACAGCTTTTGAAATTTTGCAGACACTTTTTTTATATCGATTGGGAAATTTTTTCTAAACATACAACTACGGAATATCAAGATGAAAATATGTATGTACGCCCTGTAAACAAAGACGCTTTTACAGAGAGTTTGAGAACCTGTAAAGGTTTTGTCTGTGGAGCAGGTTTTGAAGCACCAGCAGAAGCACTTTTTTTAGGTAAAAAATTATTGATTATTCCAATGAAAAATCAGTATGAACAACATTATAACGCAGTTGGATTAAAAGCTGTTGGAGCAACAGTTTTGAAGAATATCAAATCTAAAAGGTACACTAAAATAGAAGAATGGCTAAAAAAAGAAAGCCCAGCTCCTATTAGATTTGAATATTCGGCTCACAAACTTGTTCAAACTATTATCCGTAATCACTATGCTACTCAAAAAGCTACTTCAAAGTTAGAATCATTATTTTTGCCACATTTCGAATTTAGTCATTAG
- a CDS encoding metallophosphoesterase family protein: MTKFPTKIFNNTKQTKGRRLVIPDIHGCSLTFRALLQKINLTHDDLLFFLGDYIDKGIDSKGVIDEILHLQSENYQVFALRGNHEQTLLESIEEYPENPLLFHKAYKLENLLNENGEIEDNYHTFLKNLFYYVELEDYFLVHAGFDFDAEKPFQDFDSMLWMRDVFYDKEVAKSKTIIFGHQPTPLIDIHYSIQNNSPLICLDNGAVFYDFKNQGFGKLICFNLDTKKLIIQKNLEQKRLESNLI, from the coding sequence ATGACAAAATTCCCAACAAAAATATTCAATAATACAAAGCAAACTAAAGGAAGAAGGTTAGTTATTCCAGATATTCATGGCTGTTCTCTTACTTTTAGAGCTTTGCTTCAAAAAATTAATCTTACACACGATGATTTGTTGTTTTTCTTGGGAGATTATATCGATAAAGGAATAGATAGTAAAGGAGTGATTGATGAAATTCTGCACCTTCAATCTGAAAATTATCAAGTTTTTGCGCTTAGAGGAAATCACGAACAAACACTTTTAGAAAGCATAGAAGAATATCCTGAAAATCCTCTTCTTTTTCATAAAGCCTATAAACTAGAAAACCTGTTAAATGAAAATGGAGAAATTGAAGACAACTATCATACTTTTCTCAAAAATCTGTTTTATTATGTTGAGCTAGAGGATTATTTTTTGGTTCATGCAGGTTTTGATTTTGATGCAGAAAAGCCTTTTCAAGATTTTGATTCTATGCTCTGGATGCGTGATGTATTTTATGATAAAGAAGTAGCAAAATCTAAAACTATCATTTTCGGACACCAACCCACACCACTCATTGACATTCATTATTCTATTCAAAACAACTCTCCTTTAATTTGTCTTGATAATGGAGCAGTATTTTATGACTTCAAAAATCAAGGCTTTGGTAAATTAATCTGCTTTAATTTGGATACAAAAAAACTTATTATTCAGAAAAATTTGGAGCAAAAACGATTAGAATCTAATTTGATTTGA
- a CDS encoding GNAT family N-acetyltransferase, with product MITTRKALIQDLENLNTLFDAYRIFYKKKSDVEASRQFLKERIENNESEIFVAQCSENNIEKLVGFVQLYPIFSSTRLKRFWLLNDLFVDKDFRGKGISVLLIDEAKKLAIQTDSVGLMLETDKNNIEGNHLYPKTGFELDTEHNFYYWSE from the coding sequence ATGATTACAACAAGGAAAGCTCTTATTCAAGACTTAGAAAACTTAAACACCCTTTTTGATGCCTACCGAATTTTTTATAAGAAAAAATCTGATGTAGAAGCATCAAGACAATTTTTGAAAGAAAGAATAGAAAATAATGAATCTGAAATTTTTGTAGCTCAATGTTCTGAAAATAATATCGAAAAACTCGTAGGCTTCGTACAACTTTATCCCATTTTTTCATCTACTCGTTTGAAACGTTTTTGGCTATTGAATGATTTATTTGTAGATAAAGATTTTAGAGGAAAAGGGATTTCTGTTTTATTGATAGATGAAGCAAAAAAATTAGCTATTCAGACTGATTCAGTAGGTTTGATGTTAGAAACTGATAAAAATAATATTGAAGGGAATCATCTTTATCCCAAAACGGGATTTGAATTGGACACAGAACATAATTTTTACTATTGGAGCGAATAA
- a CDS encoding phosphoribosylanthranilate isomerase, protein MPLSLIKVCGMRDAQNIEQIASLCPDFLGFIFYPRSKRYVRQSDLSGELLDKLLPKDLPTSIKRVGVFVESTCAEVERIATQWKLDFVQLHGNESPTFCQNLKEKGINIIKVFSVGKEGISLAHMREYEDFVDYFLFDTQTPNYGGSGHKFDWEMLKIYDLKTPFMLSGGISLEDVEQLTGHIHHKCIGFDVNSKFETAPAQKNVALLEEFITLMRKK, encoded by the coding sequence ATGCCTCTTTCTCTCATAAAAGTTTGTGGAATGCGTGATGCTCAGAATATTGAGCAAATAGCTTCCCTTTGTCCTGATTTTTTGGGATTTATTTTTTATCCTCGTTCGAAACGTTATGTTCGTCAGTCAGATTTGAGCGGAGAGCTTTTAGATAAATTATTGCCCAAAGATTTGCCTACTTCTATCAAACGAGTAGGCGTTTTTGTTGAATCTACATGTGCTGAGGTAGAACGAATTGCTACTCAATGGAAGTTAGACTTTGTACAGCTTCATGGAAATGAATCTCCTACTTTTTGTCAAAACTTGAAAGAGAAGGGAATTAATATTATAAAAGTTTTTTCGGTAGGAAAAGAAGGAATTTCACTTGCTCACATGCGAGAATATGAAGATTTTGTAGATTATTTTTTGTTTGATACCCAAACTCCAAATTATGGAGGAAGTGGACATAAGTTTGACTGGGAAATGCTTAAAATCTATGACTTAAAAACCCCTTTTATGCTAAGTGGAGGAATTTCGCTAGAAGATGTAGAACAATTAACAGGGCATATTCATCATAAATGTATTGGTTTTGATGTCAATAGTAAATTTGAAACTGCTCCTGCTCAAAAAAATGTGGCTTTACTTGAAGAGTTTATTACCTTGATGAGAAAAAAATAA
- a CDS encoding UDP-2,3-diacylglucosamine diphosphatase yields MKRKVEVVIISDVHLGTYGSKALPLLDYLSSIEPKIVVLNGDIVDGWQFSRKYFPTSHVEVVKKILDWVSNGTQLYYVTGNHDEVMRKFVGFGVSNAKIVNKVVLPLDGKLAWIFHGDVFDITMRHSKWVAKMGADGYGFLILLNRVVNSILKKIGKGKISLSKKIKNSVKSAVKSKNNFESTAAEIAIQNGYDYVICGHIHQPIIKDIEI; encoded by the coding sequence ATGAAACGCAAAGTAGAAGTAGTCATTATTTCAGATGTACACTTGGGAACGTATGGTTCAAAAGCTCTTCCACTTTTGGATTACTTGAGCAGCATCGAACCAAAAATAGTTGTATTGAATGGCGATATTGTAGATGGTTGGCAGTTTAGTAGAAAATATTTTCCTACTTCGCATGTAGAGGTTGTCAAAAAGATTTTGGATTGGGTAAGTAATGGCACTCAACTATATTATGTTACAGGAAATCATGACGAAGTGATGAGAAAGTTTGTTGGCTTTGGCGTTTCGAATGCCAAAATTGTAAATAAAGTAGTCTTGCCATTAGATGGAAAACTTGCTTGGATTTTTCACGGAGATGTATTTGATATTACTATGCGTCATTCGAAGTGGGTTGCTAAAATGGGGGCAGATGGATATGGTTTTCTTATTTTACTTAATAGAGTTGTTAACTCTATTCTCAAAAAGATAGGAAAAGGAAAAATATCGCTTTCCAAAAAAATAAAAAACAGTGTAAAATCTGCTGTAAAGTCTAAAAATAATTTTGAAAGTACAGCTGCCGAAATTGCAATTCAAAATGGCTACGATTATGTTATCTGTGGACATATTCATCAACCTATCATAAAAGATATAGAAATATAA
- a CDS encoding TonB-dependent receptor, with product MKNIFSILFLFILTLSYCFAQDANKYSITGTVKDKNGENLIGATVLLNFNNGSFNKGTVTNSDGEFSLTNLSSEIGEYTLRVSYIGYETVEKEINLNANTVLDIVLPDGKTLSEIVIKSYREYPVTLTELGEKEIEKRNLGQDLPILLQYTPSVVSTSDAGAGVGYTGMRVRGSDATRTNVTINGIPLNDAESQGVFWVNMPDFASSASSVQIQRGVGTSVNGAGAFGASVNIATQEPTDEAGAEISNSFGSFNTFRHNLQFNTGLLKNRVKFYGRLSKITSDGFIDEAFSDLKSFFLSGVYQNKIGTSIKLNIFGGREQTFQAWNGVPQEILDEGNRTYNELAGYDNETDNYGQDHYQFIFDQKINKNLTANVAFHYTKGKGYFEQFKSGEDFSDYGLEELITNFSDTLTVNDSTVFINYSDTVNTTDLIRRRWLDNDFYGTVFNLNYESDATKGNEPVLTAIVGGGYNIYEGGHFGEIIWAEYASQSSIRDKYYENDATKTDFNIFGKVNYQVIENLFAFADLQVRTINYDFLGFDNDLSNVEQTANLSFFNPKFGLTYKLDNHRFYGSWARANREPNRDDFTESTPNTRPKAERLDNIELGWNGRFEKLSLSANYYLMNYTDQLILTGQVNDVGSYTRQNVDKSYRTGVEIVADYQFSEKFSWSANATFSQNKISDFTEYLDDENGQVAINYGETDITFSPSVIAANTFSFRPANGFSINLLSKYVGEQFLDNTSTDTRKLDAYFVNDLQLVYNFSYKFFKNIELNLLVNNILSEEYESNGYTFGYIYQGETVRQNYFYPQAGRNFLVGLKLNF from the coding sequence ATGAAAAATATTTTTTCAATTCTATTCCTATTTATTCTTACTCTATCTTATTGTTTTGCTCAAGATGCAAACAAATATTCCATCACAGGAACTGTAAAAGATAAAAATGGTGAAAACTTGATTGGTGCGACAGTCCTATTAAACTTCAATAATGGCAGTTTCAATAAAGGAACAGTTACAAACTCTGACGGAGAGTTTAGCCTTACAAACCTTTCTTCTGAAATAGGAGAATATACACTCAGAGTTTCTTATATCGGCTATGAAACGGTTGAGAAGGAAATCAATTTGAATGCAAATACAGTTCTTGATATTGTATTACCAGACGGAAAAACGCTTTCAGAAATCGTCATCAAATCTTACCGAGAATATCCTGTTACGCTTACAGAACTGGGTGAAAAAGAAATTGAAAAGCGTAACTTAGGACAAGACTTACCTATTTTATTGCAATACACGCCTTCTGTTGTTAGCACTTCTGATGCAGGTGCAGGTGTGGGTTATACAGGAATGCGAGTTCGTGGAAGTGATGCTACTCGTACAAATGTTACAATAAATGGAATCCCTTTGAATGATGCAGAATCTCAAGGTGTTTTTTGGGTAAATATGCCAGATTTTGCTAGTTCGGCAAGTTCTGTTCAGATTCAAAGAGGTGTCGGAACGTCTGTAAATGGTGCAGGTGCTTTCGGTGCGTCTGTAAATATTGCAACGCAAGAACCAACAGATGAAGCAGGTGCAGAAATTAGTAATTCATTTGGTTCGTTTAATACTTTTCGTCATAATTTGCAATTCAATACAGGACTTCTGAAAAATAGAGTAAAGTTTTATGGTCGCCTTTCGAAAATTACTTCTGATGGATTTATTGATGAAGCCTTTTCAGATTTGAAATCATTTTTTCTTTCTGGAGTTTATCAAAATAAAATTGGAACAAGTATAAAACTAAATATTTTTGGAGGAAGAGAACAAACTTTTCAAGCGTGGAATGGTGTTCCTCAAGAAATTTTAGATGAAGGAAATCGTACTTACAACGAGCTTGCAGGGTATGATAACGAAACGGATAACTATGGACAAGACCATTATCAATTTATTTTTGACCAAAAAATAAATAAAAACCTAACAGCAAACGTAGCTTTTCATTATACAAAAGGAAAAGGCTATTTTGAGCAGTTCAAATCAGGCGAGGATTTTTCTGATTATGGTTTAGAAGAACTTATTACTAATTTTTCTGATACACTAACAGTCAATGATTCAACAGTTTTTATCAATTATTCTGACACCGTCAATACAACTGATTTAATTCGTCGCCGTTGGTTGGATAATGATTTTTATGGAACTGTTTTTAACCTAAACTACGAAAGTGATGCTACAAAAGGTAATGAACCTGTCTTGACTGCTATTGTTGGTGGTGGCTATAATATCTATGAAGGAGGACATTTTGGGGAGATTATTTGGGCAGAATATGCTTCACAAAGTTCTATTAGAGATAAATATTATGAAAATGATGCTACAAAAACTGATTTTAATATTTTTGGAAAGGTAAATTATCAAGTTATTGAAAATCTTTTTGCCTTTGCTGACCTTCAAGTTCGTACAATTAATTATGACTTCTTAGGCTTTGATAATGATTTAAGTAATGTAGAACAAACAGCCAACCTTTCGTTTTTCAATCCAAAATTTGGTTTGACTTACAAACTAGACAATCATCGTTTTTATGGTTCTTGGGCAAGAGCGAATCGTGAGCCAAATCGTGATGATTTTACAGAATCTACGCCAAACACTCGCCCAAAAGCCGAACGTTTGGATAATATAGAATTGGGTTGGAATGGTCGTTTTGAGAAGCTTAGTTTATCAGCCAATTATTATTTGATGAATTATACCGACCAACTTATTCTGACAGGTCAAGTAAATGATGTTGGTTCTTATACTCGCCAAAATGTCGATAAAAGTTATCGTACAGGTGTAGAGATTGTAGCAGATTATCAGTTTAGTGAGAAGTTTTCTTGGTCAGCAAATGCTACTTTTAGTCAAAACAAAATCAGTGATTTTACAGAATATTTAGATGATGAAAATGGTCAAGTAGCCATCAATTATGGGGAAACAGATATTACATTTTCGCCTTCTGTGATTGCAGCCAATACATTTAGTTTCCGTCCTGCAAATGGTTTTTCTATCAATTTACTTTCTAAATACGTAGGCGAACAGTTTTTGGACAACACAAGTACAGATACAAGAAAACTAGATGCTTATTTTGTAAATGATTTACAATTAGTTTATAATTTCTCTTACAAATTCTTCAAAAATATAGAGCTTAACCTGCTTGTAAATAATATTTTGAGTGAAGAATATGAGAGCAATGGTTATACTTTTGGCTATATTTATCAAGGAGAAACAGTTCGTCAGAATTATTTCTATCCACAAGCTGGGCGTAATTTCTTGGTCGGATTGAAACTTAATTTCTAG